Proteins from a genomic interval of Halopseudomonas litoralis:
- a CDS encoding cytochrome c — MRHQLLMAAGLFLVGSMYGATAMAAETPDNQAQLIERGKYIARAADCMACHIGPDGTPFAGGKPTPTPLGDIVATNISSSKEFGIGEYSVEDLTGVLHDGKTPTGKHLYPAMPYPDYRGMTADDIEALQAYLQTVPAVEHAPEAETNLDFPFNMRFLMIGWNVINLDEEVTATDMDRGRYLVEHLAHCGTCHTPRDDLMGSDEGRYLAGAQLERWHAPNITSDETAGIGSWSNRQLADYFKHGQTGYLAQAAGPMGEAVHHSLQYLTDSDRMAIAAYLKTVPQIADDQQKHPVFDPQINRQLIGRDPVVIKATRFKPEELQSHGLKTEDIEDPDSAAGLYLQHCAGCHMEDGSGQPVSFYASLQGNTALRSANPRNLVAVILDGVAYNGATPRPLMPGFEGKLDNQQIAKVANYVRVEFGGHTSSNIDANQVDHIASGEQPVSGLIRYAPILAWLGVLVAVLLIIGLVWFFWARRRRQYAPRASRHTAHSKE; from the coding sequence ATGCGGCATCAACTGCTTATGGCGGCTGGCCTGTTTTTGGTTGGCAGCATGTATGGCGCGACAGCCATGGCCGCCGAAACGCCTGACAACCAGGCTCAGCTGATTGAGCGGGGCAAGTATATTGCCCGTGCTGCGGACTGCATGGCCTGTCATATCGGTCCCGACGGCACCCCCTTTGCCGGTGGAAAACCAACACCAACTCCCTTGGGCGATATTGTTGCTACCAATATTTCGTCATCAAAGGAATTTGGTATTGGCGAGTACTCCGTTGAAGATCTCACCGGCGTTCTGCATGACGGTAAGACGCCAACCGGCAAGCATCTCTATCCAGCCATGCCGTATCCGGACTATCGAGGCATGACCGCTGATGATATCGAAGCCTTGCAGGCTTACCTGCAGACCGTTCCGGCGGTCGAGCATGCGCCTGAGGCCGAAACCAATCTCGACTTTCCATTCAACATGCGCTTTCTAATGATTGGCTGGAATGTGATCAACCTGGATGAAGAGGTTACCGCGACTGACATGGATCGCGGACGCTATCTCGTTGAGCATCTTGCCCATTGCGGTACCTGCCATACACCGCGCGATGACCTGATGGGTAGCGACGAAGGCCGGTATTTAGCTGGTGCCCAGCTGGAGAGGTGGCATGCGCCCAATATAACCAGCGACGAGACTGCGGGTATTGGCAGTTGGAGCAATCGGCAGCTTGCTGACTATTTCAAACATGGCCAGACCGGTTACCTGGCCCAGGCTGCAGGTCCGATGGGTGAAGCAGTGCATCACAGTTTGCAGTACCTCACCGACAGTGACCGGATGGCAATAGCGGCTTACCTGAAAACAGTGCCCCAGATCGCAGACGATCAACAAAAGCATCCAGTATTCGACCCCCAAATCAATAGACAACTGATCGGACGGGACCCTGTCGTGATCAAGGCTACGCGTTTCAAGCCGGAAGAACTCCAAAGTCACGGTTTGAAAACCGAGGATATCGAAGACCCGGACTCGGCTGCAGGTCTTTACCTGCAGCATTGCGCTGGCTGCCACATGGAGGACGGTTCCGGCCAGCCGGTATCCTTTTATGCCAGTTTGCAGGGCAACACTGCGCTGCGCAGCGCCAATCCCAGGAATCTGGTAGCGGTTATCCTGGATGGCGTGGCGTATAACGGTGCAACACCCCGACCGCTGATGCCCGGGTTCGAAGGCAAGCTGGATAATCAGCAGATCGCGAAGGTGGCCAATTATGTGCGGGTGGAGTTCGGTGGCCACACCAGCAGCAATATCGATGCGAACCAGGTGGATCATATCGCCTCGGGTGAGCAGCCCGTGTCAGGACTGATCCGCTACGCGCCTATATTGGCCTGGCTGGGTGTACTCGTGGCCGTGCTGCTGATTATCGGTCTCGTCTGGTTTTTCTGGGCTCGTCGGCGGCGTCAATATGCTCCACGCGCATCCCGACACACTGCACACTCCAAAGAATAA
- a CDS encoding cytochrome c3 family protein codes for MPQLFTPRSNGIARLLIAAALVLIIGGTAAVLMLNTSPYNTGQHAVVAQPVPFSHRHHVGELGIRCGYCHTSFERSAFAGLPDTATCMTCHSQLWTNADVLAPVRESLAQNKPLRWSRVHDLPDYVYFSHQAHVNNGVGCESCHGRVDQMPLTRQAKPLTMRWCLECHRDPGPHLRAEQQITTMGYPHSKAASQASAVQLLKEYNIRTERMTECVTCHR; via the coding sequence GTGCCGCAGCTTTTTACGCCCCGCAGTAATGGCATCGCGCGATTACTCATCGCTGCTGCGCTGGTGCTGATCATTGGAGGTACCGCTGCGGTTCTCATGCTGAACACATCCCCTTACAACACCGGCCAGCACGCCGTGGTAGCTCAGCCGGTGCCATTCAGTCACCGCCATCATGTCGGCGAGCTGGGCATCCGGTGCGGTTATTGCCATACCAGTTTTGAGCGTTCGGCCTTTGCCGGATTACCCGATACCGCTACCTGTATGACCTGCCACTCCCAGTTATGGACCAACGCCGACGTGCTGGCGCCCGTGCGTGAAAGCCTGGCGCAAAACAAGCCGCTGCGTTGGTCGCGCGTCCACGATCTCCCGGACTATGTCTATTTCAGTCATCAGGCGCACGTCAACAATGGCGTGGGCTGCGAGTCCTGTCATGGCCGGGTGGATCAGATGCCGCTGACGCGCCAGGCCAAACCCTTGACCATGCGCTGGTGCCTGGAATGTCATCGTGACCCCGGACCGCATCTACGTGCTGAACAGCAAATTACGACCATGGGCTACCCACACAGCAAAGCCGCCTCACAAGCCTCGGCCGTTCAACTGCTGAAAGAGTACAACATTCGCACCGAGCGGATGACCGAGTGTGTGACATGTCACCGATAA
- a CDS encoding OsmC domain/YcaO domain-containing protein, translating into MEIKVNFLDNLRLEAKFDDFTVVADQPIRYKGDGSAPGPFDYFLASSALCAAYFVKLYCQTRGIPTENIRLSQNNIVDPENRYNQIFKIQVELPEDISDKDRQGILRSIDRCTVKKVVQTGPEFVIEVVDNLDADAQGLLMAPPVDGALTRIPGKDLPLEQTIATMSGILADLGMKIEIASWRNIVPNVWSLHLRDAHSQMCFTNGKGSTKESALASALGEFIERLNCNFFYNDQFWGEELANAEFVHYPEERWFQPGPNDELPEEILDEHCLDIYNPQGELLGSHLYDTNSGNVERGICSLPYVRQSDGEVVYFPSNLIENLFLSNGMSAGNTLAEAQVQCLSEIFERAVKREILEGEMALPDVPQAVLARYPGILAGIQGLEEQGFPLLVKDASLGGQFPVMCVTLMNPRTGGVFASFGAHPSFEVALERSLTELLQGRSFEGLNDVARPTFESQAVTEPNNSVDHFIDSSGVVSWRFFSASSDYDFVEWDFTNGGSNSNAEEADMLFGILEDMGKDAYMAVYEHLGATACRILVPGYSEIYPVDDLIWDNTNKALYFREDILNLHRLSDDELVALAERLEESELDNYTDITTLIGVEFDDNTAWGQLTIQELKLLIYLALSRLDEALELVEEFLQYNDNTVDRELFYQAMGAILEVTLDDELELDDFEANFRRMFGDERMDAVIGSVAGKVRFHGLAPTSMRLEGLDKHQRMIDSLKKLHAARARAAQRF; encoded by the coding sequence ATGGAAATCAAGGTCAATTTTCTCGACAACCTCCGACTTGAGGCCAAGTTCGACGACTTCACGGTGGTGGCTGATCAGCCTATCCGCTACAAGGGCGATGGTTCGGCGCCCGGTCCGTTCGATTACTTTCTGGCCTCGTCGGCGCTCTGTGCGGCTTACTTCGTCAAGCTGTATTGCCAGACCCGCGGTATCCCAACGGAAAACATCCGCCTGTCGCAGAACAACATTGTCGACCCGGAGAACCGTTACAACCAGATCTTCAAGATTCAGGTCGAGTTGCCGGAAGATATCTCAGACAAGGATCGCCAGGGCATTCTGCGCTCCATCGACCGGTGCACGGTCAAGAAAGTGGTGCAGACCGGCCCGGAATTCGTGATCGAGGTGGTCGACAATCTGGACGCCGATGCGCAGGGCTTGCTGATGGCGCCGCCGGTTGATGGTGCGCTTACCCGCATACCGGGCAAGGACCTCCCGCTGGAACAGACCATCGCCACCATGTCCGGCATTCTCGCCGACCTGGGGATGAAGATCGAGATCGCCTCCTGGCGCAATATCGTGCCCAACGTCTGGTCTCTGCACCTGCGTGATGCCCATTCGCAGATGTGTTTTACCAATGGCAAGGGCTCGACCAAGGAAAGTGCTCTGGCCTCGGCCCTGGGCGAATTCATCGAGCGGCTGAACTGCAACTTCTTCTACAACGACCAATTCTGGGGTGAAGAGCTGGCCAATGCCGAGTTCGTGCATTATCCCGAGGAGCGCTGGTTCCAGCCTGGTCCCAATGATGAGCTGCCGGAAGAGATTCTCGATGAGCATTGTCTGGATATCTACAACCCCCAGGGCGAACTGCTTGGCTCGCACCTGTACGATACCAACTCCGGCAATGTAGAACGCGGCATCTGTTCGCTGCCCTACGTGCGCCAGTCAGACGGCGAGGTGGTGTACTTCCCCTCCAACCTGATCGAGAACCTGTTTCTCAGCAACGGCATGAGCGCTGGCAATACCTTGGCCGAAGCCCAGGTGCAGTGCCTGTCGGAAATCTTTGAGCGAGCGGTCAAACGCGAGATTCTGGAAGGGGAAATGGCATTGCCGGATGTACCGCAGGCCGTGCTGGCCAGATACCCCGGTATTCTGGCGGGGATTCAGGGTCTGGAAGAGCAGGGCTTTCCGCTGCTGGTCAAGGACGCCTCGCTGGGCGGCCAGTTCCCGGTGATGTGCGTCACCCTGATGAACCCGCGCACCGGCGGGGTATTTGCCTCCTTTGGCGCGCACCCGAGCTTTGAGGTGGCACTGGAACGCAGTCTCACCGAGCTGTTGCAGGGCCGCAGTTTCGAGGGCCTGAACGATGTCGCGCGGCCTACCTTTGAAAGTCAGGCGGTAACCGAGCCGAACAACTCGGTGGATCACTTCATCGATTCCAGCGGAGTGGTGTCATGGCGCTTTTTCAGTGCCAGTTCCGACTACGACTTTGTCGAATGGGATTTCACCAATGGCGGCAGTAACAGCAACGCAGAGGAAGCCGACATGCTGTTCGGCATTCTCGAAGACATGGGCAAGGACGCCTATATGGCGGTGTATGAGCATCTGGGTGCAACGGCCTGCCGGATTCTGGTGCCGGGTTATTCGGAAATCTATCCGGTGGATGATCTGATCTGGGACAACACCAACAAGGCGTTGTACTTCCGCGAAGACATTCTCAACCTGCATCGTCTCAGCGACGATGAGCTGGTCGCCTTGGCGGAGCGTCTGGAAGAAAGCGAACTGGATAACTACACCGACATCACCACCCTTATCGGCGTGGAGTTCGATGACAACACCGCCTGGGGCCAGCTGACCATTCAGGAGCTCAAGCTGCTGATCTATCTGGCCTTGAGCCGTCTGGACGAAGCACTGGAGTTGGTCGAAGAGTTCCTGCAATACAACGACAACACGGTAGATCGCGAGCTCTTCTATCAGGCTATGGGCGCGATACTGGAAGTCACCCTGGATGACGAGCTGGAGCTGGACGACTTCGAAGCCAACTTCCGCCGCATGTTCGGTGATGAGCGCATGGATGCGGTGATAGGTTCAGTGGCAGGCAAGGTACGCTTCCACGGCCTGGCACCGACCAGCATGCGACTGGAAGGGCTGGATAAGCACCAGCGGATGATTGACAGCCTGAAAAAACTGCATGCGGCTCGGGCTCGGGCGGCCCAGCGTTTCTGA
- a CDS encoding flavin monoamine oxidase family protein: MNKSSFLTRRDLLSMIGKTAGAGALYSAMTTMGFAKPSTFTGELNLSEAPTGDSVLILGAGLGGMTAAYELRKAGYDVTILEYTDRPGGRCFTIHSGDTFTDIAGETQHCNFAKGNYINPGPWRIPYHHYGLLHYCKKFGVKLEPFMQLNFNAYVHAQDAFGGKPQRVREVLTDVHGYTAELLAKAADQHALDDVLTREDCEALLEQLDEWGRLSGDHKYQQSLKASEFRGYKDWPAGGLMPKPSPSEPLDFKELLHSGLWKLLLDYFETSYQHTMFEPVGGMEQIARGFAGEVGDLIEYRRQVVRIEQSDSEVTVHYIDPDHPEQVMTRTADWCVCNIPLSILSQIPVDVSPKKRQAIAAIPYGSSVKTGLEFKRRFWEQDENIFGGVTYTDLPINIISYPAYDYFSDGPGVLLGAYAIDNPASFTTSALDARERIALAVAYGKQIHPQYEKEFLSGVSWVWHRCPWSLGCYGLWTDELRAAHYDTLCEIDNRLVLAGEHCSYIPAWQEGAVLSGMDASQRLHEKATAMTSA, from the coding sequence ATGAACAAAAGCTCCTTTCTGACCCGACGTGATCTACTGTCCATGATCGGCAAGACAGCTGGTGCCGGTGCGCTTTATTCTGCGATGACCACCATGGGCTTTGCCAAGCCGTCGACCTTCACCGGCGAACTCAATCTGTCCGAAGCGCCTACCGGCGACAGCGTGCTCATCCTGGGCGCCGGGCTGGGCGGCATGACCGCTGCCTACGAGCTGCGCAAAGCTGGGTACGATGTGACCATACTCGAATATACCGACCGCCCTGGAGGCCGCTGCTTCACTATCCATAGTGGCGATACCTTCACTGACATCGCTGGCGAAACCCAGCACTGCAACTTCGCCAAAGGCAACTACATCAATCCAGGTCCCTGGCGCATTCCCTATCATCACTATGGTCTGCTGCATTACTGCAAAAAGTTCGGTGTCAAACTGGAGCCCTTCATGCAGCTCAACTTCAACGCCTACGTGCATGCGCAAGACGCCTTTGGCGGGAAGCCTCAGCGGGTGCGTGAAGTCCTGACAGATGTGCATGGTTATACTGCGGAATTGCTCGCGAAAGCGGCTGATCAGCACGCACTCGATGACGTGCTCACCAGAGAGGATTGCGAGGCACTGCTGGAACAGCTCGATGAGTGGGGCAGGCTCTCGGGTGACCACAAGTATCAGCAGAGTCTCAAGGCCAGCGAATTTCGCGGCTACAAGGACTGGCCCGCTGGCGGTTTGATGCCCAAGCCCTCACCCAGTGAGCCGCTTGATTTCAAGGAGCTGCTGCACTCCGGTTTGTGGAAGCTGTTGCTGGATTATTTCGAGACTTCCTATCAACACACGATGTTCGAGCCGGTCGGCGGCATGGAGCAGATTGCCCGTGGTTTTGCTGGCGAGGTCGGTGACCTGATCGAATATCGCCGGCAGGTCGTACGGATCGAGCAATCCGACAGTGAAGTCACGGTGCACTATATCGATCCGGATCATCCGGAACAGGTGATGACCCGCACCGCCGACTGGTGCGTGTGCAATATTCCGCTGTCTATTCTCAGCCAGATCCCGGTGGATGTCTCACCCAAAAAGCGTCAGGCGATAGCAGCCATACCTTATGGCAGCTCGGTGAAAACGGGCCTGGAGTTCAAACGGCGCTTCTGGGAGCAGGATGAAAATATCTTTGGCGGAGTGACCTATACGGATCTGCCCATCAATATCATTTCCTACCCTGCCTACGATTATTTCAGCGATGGACCAGGCGTATTGCTGGGGGCCTATGCCATTGATAATCCAGCCAGTTTTACCACGTCGGCGCTGGATGCACGTGAGCGAATCGCGTTGGCGGTAGCCTACGGCAAACAGATACATCCCCAATACGAAAAAGAATTCCTGTCGGGAGTTTCCTGGGTCTGGCATCGCTGCCCCTGGAGCCTGGGCTGCTATGGTCTATGGACTGATGAGCTGCGTGCCGCGCACTACGACACGCTTTGCGAGATCGATAATCGTCTGGTTTTGGCGGGCGAACACTGTTCCTATATTCCTGCTTGGCAGGAAGGGGCAGTCTTGTCCGGTATGGATGCCAGCCAACGGCTGCATGAAAAAGCCACAGCCATGACAAGCGCATGA
- a CDS encoding c-type cytochrome codes for MKSITFTLLLLASLGMAAIVQADDPPKSGSVEDAGERRTPPWTNDSANIRLQQPRTSPETRQNEPYSADDFTVTDEWEKLFAEEKHFSTTSGEELYKTMCQACHMADGQGARGAGDYPSFVGDERLRTPYYPIDVILNGLRGMPAFDDMLSNKQIADVVNYLRTSFGNQLQADTTANDVARVRHQE; via the coding sequence ATGAAAAGCATCACATTCACGCTTTTACTTCTTGCCAGCCTGGGTATGGCAGCCATCGTGCAAGCTGACGATCCGCCGAAGTCCGGATCGGTCGAAGATGCCGGTGAGCGGCGCACTCCGCCGTGGACCAACGACAGCGCCAATATCCGCCTGCAGCAGCCGCGCACGTCGCCGGAGACCAGGCAGAACGAGCCCTATTCCGCGGATGATTTTACTGTCACCGACGAGTGGGAGAAATTGTTCGCTGAGGAGAAACATTTTTCCACAACCAGCGGCGAGGAGCTGTACAAGACCATGTGCCAGGCATGTCATATGGCTGATGGGCAGGGCGCGCGTGGCGCCGGGGACTATCCTTCGTTTGTCGGTGACGAGCGGCTGCGCACGCCTTACTACCCCATCGATGTGATTCTCAACGGATTGCGCGGCATGCCTGCTTTCGATGACATGCTGTCAAACAAACAGATCGCCGACGTGGTGAATTATCTGCGAACCAGTTTCGGCAACCAGCTGCAAGCGGACACCACAGCAAACGATGTGGCTCGGGTTCGCCACCAGGAATAG